The following coding sequences are from one Polynucleobacter sp. JS-JIR-II-50 window:
- a CDS encoding RnfH family protein — protein sequence MAERSLDLILCDARQGEPVIKTLKLLLSAGELPTVGLALIRAGIAVGPDDPVLARKGCFGVFGKRKDWDSPIYAGDRLELYSPLLIDPKTVRRKKANQNQDAKFQAAAAKRKARRL from the coding sequence ATGGCTGAGCGCTCGCTTGACCTCATTCTCTGTGATGCCAGGCAGGGTGAGCCAGTGATTAAGACGCTCAAGCTCCTTTTGTCAGCGGGCGAGTTGCCTACGGTTGGCTTGGCCCTTATTAGGGCCGGGATTGCAGTTGGCCCAGACGACCCTGTTTTGGCCAGAAAAGGCTGCTTCGGGGTCTTTGGTAAACGCAAGGACTGGGATAGCCCCATTTATGCTGGAGATCGATTGGAGCTCTATTCCCCGCTACTAATTGACCCTAAAACAGTTCGGCGCAAGAAGGCTAATCAGAACCAGGATGCCAAATTCCAGGCTGCCGCAGCTAAAAGAAAGGCTAGGAGGCTATAA
- the ppsA gene encoding phosphoenolpyruvate synthase: protein MSNQQQQNSSMADAYVLPFEQLRMTDVESVGGKNASLGEMISQLASTGVRVPTGFATTSLAFRDFLKHNNLTERIQQRLEGLNIDDVRALAQAGAEIRSWIETAPFQPKLDEEIRKAFAVLDDSGKGSFAVRSSATAEDLPDASFAGQQETFLNVEGIDDVLKKIREVFASLYNDRAISYRVHKGFAHAEVALSAGIQRMVRSDLGAAGVMFTLDTESGFEDVVFITSSYGLGETVVQGAVNPDEFYVFKTTLAQDKKAIIRRSLGSKLIQMQFAPKGSAEKVETVDVTPEKRNRFSLEDADITELAKYAVIIEKHYGRPMDIEWGKDGQDGRIYILQARPETVKSQAAGQVEMRYKLKGSSKVLAKGRAIGQKIGAGPVRIIRDPSEMDRVQPGDVLVADMTDPNWEPVMKRASAIVTNRGGRTCHAAIIARELGVPAVVGCGDATEHLQDGMMVTVSCAEGDEGHIYDGLIETEVTEVSRGVLPEIPVKITMNIGNPQLAFDFCQIPNAGVGLARLEFIINNYIGVHPRAVLEYPNIDPDLKRAVESVARGYASPRQFYEDKLVEGVATIAAAFYPKPVIVRLSDFKSNEYKKLIGGSRYEPDEENPMLGFRGASRYVSEDFGEAFALECAAMKRVREDMGLDNVEIMVPFVRTINQAKRVIDMMEKFGLKRGVNGLRLIMMCEIPSNAILADQFLEYFDGFSIGSNDMTQLTLGLDRDSGMELLAIDFDERDPAVEFMIARSIDACRKQNKYVGICGQGPSDHPDFARWLVEKGITSISLNPDSVVATWEMLGKNLKA, encoded by the coding sequence ATGTCCAACCAACAGCAACAAAATAGCAGTATGGCTGATGCCTATGTTTTGCCTTTCGAGCAACTCCGTATGACTGATGTTGAATCAGTCGGCGGTAAGAATGCCTCACTAGGAGAAATGATTTCTCAGTTAGCGTCTACTGGGGTTCGTGTTCCTACAGGTTTTGCAACGACTTCATTAGCATTTCGTGATTTTCTAAAGCATAACAATCTGACTGAGCGTATTCAGCAGCGCTTGGAAGGTTTGAATATTGATGATGTGCGTGCATTGGCGCAAGCTGGTGCAGAAATTCGTAGCTGGATTGAAACAGCTCCATTTCAACCAAAGTTGGATGAAGAAATTCGTAAAGCATTTGCTGTATTGGATGACTCTGGTAAAGGTTCATTTGCGGTGCGTTCATCAGCTACTGCCGAAGACTTGCCAGATGCTTCTTTTGCTGGCCAGCAAGAAACTTTCCTGAACGTCGAAGGTATTGATGATGTTCTTAAGAAAATTCGTGAAGTATTTGCTTCTTTGTATAACGATCGCGCTATCTCCTACCGTGTTCACAAGGGCTTTGCCCACGCTGAAGTAGCCTTATCTGCCGGCATCCAGCGCATGGTCCGCTCTGACTTAGGCGCTGCTGGTGTGATGTTTACTCTGGATACCGAGTCTGGATTTGAGGATGTGGTTTTCATTACCTCTAGCTATGGCTTGGGAGAGACTGTTGTTCAGGGCGCAGTAAACCCAGACGAGTTTTATGTATTCAAAACCACTTTGGCTCAAGATAAGAAGGCGATCATTCGCCGCTCTTTGGGTTCAAAGTTAATTCAGATGCAATTTGCCCCTAAAGGCTCTGCAGAAAAAGTAGAGACTGTTGATGTCACCCCAGAAAAGCGTAACCGCTTCTCTTTGGAGGATGCAGATATCACGGAGTTAGCTAAATATGCGGTGATCATTGAGAAGCATTACGGTCGTCCAATGGACATCGAGTGGGGTAAGGATGGTCAAGATGGCCGCATCTACATCTTGCAAGCGCGCCCTGAGACTGTGAAGAGTCAAGCTGCTGGACAGGTAGAGATGCGCTACAAATTAAAAGGTAGCTCAAAGGTACTAGCAAAAGGCCGTGCGATTGGTCAAAAGATTGGCGCTGGCCCTGTACGTATTATTCGTGACCCAAGTGAGATGGATCGTGTTCAGCCAGGCGATGTCTTGGTTGCCGATATGACTGACCCGAACTGGGAGCCAGTCATGAAGCGTGCTTCTGCGATTGTGACCAATCGTGGCGGACGAACATGCCATGCAGCGATTATTGCCCGTGAATTAGGCGTACCTGCTGTTGTTGGTTGCGGTGATGCCACTGAGCATTTACAAGACGGCATGATGGTGACAGTTTCTTGTGCTGAGGGTGATGAAGGCCATATTTATGATGGTTTGATCGAAACCGAAGTCACTGAAGTTTCCCGTGGTGTGTTGCCAGAGATTCCAGTGAAGATCACTATGAACATTGGTAATCCTCAGTTGGCATTTGATTTCTGCCAGATTCCAAATGCCGGTGTTGGTTTGGCTCGTCTTGAGTTCATCATTAATAACTACATTGGTGTGCATCCACGTGCTGTATTGGAATATCCAAACATTGATCCTGATCTCAAGCGTGCAGTTGAGAGCGTTGCTCGTGGTTACGCAAGCCCACGCCAGTTTTACGAAGACAAGTTGGTTGAGGGCGTAGCAACCATTGCCGCTGCTTTCTATCCAAAGCCAGTAATCGTTCGTTTGTCAGACTTCAAATCCAATGAATATAAGAAGTTAATTGGCGGATCGCGTTACGAGCCTGATGAAGAGAATCCAATGTTGGGATTCCGTGGTGCGTCACGTTATGTTTCTGAAGACTTTGGCGAAGCCTTTGCTCTCGAGTGCGCAGCAATGAAGCGTGTTCGTGAAGATATGGGCTTGGACAACGTAGAAATCATGGTTCCGTTTGTACGTACTATCAATCAGGCTAAGCGCGTGATCGACATGATGGAGAAGTTTGGTCTGAAGCGTGGTGTGAATGGTTTGCGTCTCATCATGATGTGTGAGATCCCATCTAATGCGATTTTGGCTGACCAGTTCCTGGAGTACTTTGATGGCTTCTCAATCGGCTCAAACGACATGACTCAATTAACTCTGGGCCTAGATCGTGACTCCGGCATGGAATTGTTGGCTATCGACTTTGATGAGCGTGATCCAGCGGTAGAGTTCATGATTGCTCGTTCAATTGATGCTTGCCGTAAGCAAAATAAATATGTTGGTATTTGCGGTCAAGGCCCTTCAGATCACCCAGACTTTGCTCGTTGGTTGGTTGAGAAGGGAATTACCTCAATCTCATTAAATCCAGATAGCGTAGTGGCTACCTGGGAGATGTTGGGTAAGAACTTAAAAGCCTAA
- a CDS encoding RNA methyltransferase: MNFDLITSKENPLFKEIRNLQATGSKGQKARLACGQALLEGIHLVQTWVGDPALRTLLTSEIGLKNVEIAQAVYEHLEMCPETKVFQLDSALWDLLSDLVNAPHIAGLLDLPKSTFATPQSIATFDGDVVILDRVQDAGNVGSILRTAAAAGFTQVIALSGCAHLWSTKVLRAGMGAHKLLDLYEGWSNQQLLSAVTAPLLAATADAEQDLYSLKKELLHPVAWVMGSEGQGVSDDLLAQAKGVSIPIDPRVESLNVSTAAAVCLFETLRIRRT, from the coding sequence ATGAACTTTGATCTCATCACCTCCAAAGAGAATCCCTTATTTAAAGAGATTCGTAACCTACAGGCTACTGGATCTAAGGGGCAGAAGGCTAGACTCGCTTGCGGCCAAGCTTTATTGGAGGGCATTCATCTAGTTCAAACTTGGGTGGGTGATCCTGCTTTAAGAACTCTCCTCACATCAGAAATCGGCCTCAAGAATGTAGAGATCGCACAAGCCGTCTACGAACATCTCGAAATGTGTCCTGAGACTAAGGTATTTCAGCTAGATAGTGCCCTATGGGATCTACTGAGTGACTTAGTGAATGCCCCGCATATTGCAGGTTTGCTTGATCTACCCAAGTCCACGTTCGCGACACCCCAATCCATTGCAACTTTTGATGGCGATGTCGTGATATTGGATCGAGTACAAGATGCGGGTAACGTGGGTTCTATTTTGCGCACCGCAGCTGCAGCAGGCTTTACTCAAGTCATCGCTTTATCAGGCTGTGCCCATCTGTGGTCCACAAAAGTATTGCGTGCTGGTATGGGGGCTCATAAGCTGCTAGATTTATATGAAGGCTGGTCTAACCAACAGTTGCTGAGTGCAGTTACAGCGCCATTGCTTGCAGCTACAGCAGATGCAGAGCAAGATCTCTACTCCCTGAAAAAAGAGCTGCTGCATCCGGTTGCTTGGGTAATGGGTAGCGAGGGGCAAGGTGTTTCGGATGATTTGCTAGCTCAAGCTAAAGGAGTTTCCATCCCGATTGATCCTAGGGTGGAATCCTTGAATGTTTCAACTGCAGCAGCGGTATGCCTATTTGAGACTCTGCGGATTAGGCGTACTTAA
- a CDS encoding pyruvate, water dikinase regulatory protein, protein MSNETRIVFIVSDGTGITAENFSQSILAQFEATFKHIRVPFVDSVDKAHDAVSSVNQAAAKYGVQPIVFTTLVNSELNAIVAKANGLILDMFQTFVAPLEEALGMKSTHAMNRLHHNADTEAYKNRIEAINYSLAHDDGQSNQNLAEADVILIGISRVGKTPTSLYLAMQYGLKAANYPLIPEDFERGQLPKDLVPYRQKIFGLMIDAERLSEIRNERRPGSNYAKLENCRYEINEATAMMKKQSIPWVLTTSKSIEEIATTVLQAIKSDKTILG, encoded by the coding sequence ATGTCTAACGAAACCCGCATTGTTTTTATTGTCTCTGACGGCACCGGCATCACCGCCGAGAACTTCAGCCAATCGATTTTGGCTCAATTTGAGGCCACTTTTAAGCATATTCGGGTGCCTTTTGTGGATAGCGTGGATAAAGCCCACGATGCCGTTAGCAGCGTCAACCAGGCGGCAGCTAAATATGGGGTACAACCCATCGTTTTCACCACTTTGGTGAACTCTGAACTCAACGCCATTGTAGCCAAGGCAAATGGCCTAATTTTGGACATGTTCCAGACCTTTGTAGCCCCTCTAGAAGAAGCCTTAGGCATGAAATCCACCCATGCCATGAACCGCCTTCACCACAATGCCGATACCGAGGCCTATAAGAACCGGATTGAGGCCATTAACTATTCCCTGGCCCATGACGATGGCCAGTCCAATCAAAACCTGGCTGAAGCCGATGTCATTCTGATTGGCATCTCCAGAGTGGGAAAAACGCCAACAAGCTTGTACCTGGCAATGCAGTACGGATTAAAAGCTGCAAACTACCCCCTCATTCCAGAAGACTTTGAACGGGGGCAACTTCCAAAGGATCTAGTGCCCTATCGCCAAAAAATCTTTGGCTTAATGATTGATGCGGAACGGCTCTCAGAGATTCGCAATGAACGTAGACCCGGCAGCAATTACGCCAAGCTGGAAAACTGCCGTTATGAAATTAATGAAGCAACGGCGATGATGAAAAAACAATCCATCCCTTGGGTGCTCACTACCAGCAAATCCATTGAAGAGATTGCAACTACCGTGCTACAAGCAATCAAGTCGGATAAAACAATACTGGGATAA
- the smpB gene encoding SsrA-binding protein SmpB, with the protein MSIVDNKKAFFDYFIEERFEAGLVLEGWEVKAIRAGRVHVKEAYVVIRQAELFLIGCHITPLLSASTHIVPDSTRTRKLLLNAIEIKKLIGKVEQKGYTLVPLNLHFSKGNVKCEIGLARGKKQHDKRAATKEREWEVQKGRIARGDLNA; encoded by the coding sequence ATGAGTATCGTCGATAACAAAAAAGCCTTCTTTGATTATTTTATCGAGGAGCGCTTTGAGGCAGGGCTTGTGTTGGAAGGCTGGGAAGTGAAAGCCATCCGCGCAGGTCGCGTGCACGTCAAAGAAGCGTATGTCGTCATTCGCCAGGCGGAGCTATTTTTGATCGGCTGCCATATCACCCCCCTGCTGTCAGCCTCTACACATATCGTTCCGGACAGTACTCGTACTCGAAAACTCCTTCTGAATGCGATCGAAATTAAAAAACTCATCGGTAAAGTGGAGCAAAAGGGCTACACCCTTGTGCCCTTAAACTTACATTTCTCCAAAGGCAATGTGAAGTGCGAGATTGGCCTCGCCAGGGGTAAAAAGCAGCATGACAAACGCGCAGCAACTAAAGAACGTGAGTGGGAAGTCCAAAAAGGTCGTATTGCCAGAGGCGATCTAAACGCTTAA
- a CDS encoding type II toxin-antitoxin system RatA family toxin: protein MADVYKTVLIGQSADRMYGLVTDVARYPEFLPWCGGVEIFEQTETVLDAKINIHFKGINQYFHTRNVNHRPETIDMVFVDGPFKHFSGQWNFIPLREDACKVEFKLHWEFKSVILDKIIGPVFGHIAGTFVDCFVKRAEDLYG from the coding sequence ATGGCAGACGTCTACAAGACCGTTTTAATTGGCCAATCAGCCGACCGTATGTACGGCTTAGTGACCGATGTCGCACGCTATCCTGAGTTCCTGCCTTGGTGTGGCGGGGTAGAAATTTTTGAGCAGACTGAGACCGTGCTCGACGCCAAAATCAATATCCATTTCAAAGGCATTAACCAGTATTTTCATACTCGGAATGTGAATCACCGCCCTGAAACGATTGACATGGTCTTTGTCGATGGTCCGTTTAAGCACTTTTCTGGGCAGTGGAACTTTATCCCTTTGCGGGAAGATGCTTGTAAGGTGGAGTTCAAGCTGCACTGGGAGTTCAAGAGCGTCATTCTGGACAAGATTATTGGCCCAGTATTTGGTCATATAGCCGGCACCTTTGTTGACTGCTTTGTAAAACGTGCCGAGGATCTCTATGGCTGA
- the rnhB gene encoding ribonuclease HII, whose amino-acid sequence MSLIWVCGVDEAGRGPLVGAVVAGAVVLDPNNPIEGLKDSKKLTAIRREYLYEQIMEKAKAWGVGEASPAEIDEVNILQATMLAMRRAIEDLTTRLGTWPDKALIDGNRCPELPIAAEAIVKGDAKEPAISAASIVAKVTRDRQMQILHERHPEYGFAQHMGYPTEAHFAALKQYGVCDQHRRSFSPVRKVLENQNH is encoded by the coding sequence ATGAGCCTTATTTGGGTTTGCGGTGTAGATGAAGCAGGGCGTGGACCATTAGTTGGTGCGGTGGTTGCTGGTGCCGTAGTGCTTGATCCCAATAATCCAATTGAAGGTTTAAAAGATTCTAAGAAGTTAACCGCTATTCGTCGTGAATATCTCTACGAGCAGATTATGGAAAAGGCAAAGGCTTGGGGTGTTGGCGAAGCCAGTCCAGCTGAGATCGATGAGGTGAATATTTTGCAGGCCACTATGCTGGCAATGCGCAGGGCAATTGAAGATCTCACTACACGCTTAGGCACTTGGCCTGATAAAGCATTGATTGATGGCAACCGTTGTCCGGAGTTACCGATTGCTGCAGAAGCGATTGTGAAGGGTGATGCTAAGGAGCCTGCTATTTCAGCGGCATCGATAGTTGCCAAAGTCACGCGTGATCGCCAGATGCAGATATTGCATGAACGCCATCCAGAATATGGATTTGCGCAACACATGGGTTATCCAACGGAAGCGCATTTTGCAGCTCTCAAGCAATACGGCGTATGTGATCAACATAGAAGAAGTTTTTCGCCGGTGCGAAAAGTTCTAGAAAACCAAAACCATTAA
- a CDS encoding circularly permuted type 2 ATP-grasp protein encodes MKLPFDEMLDAAGKARPHYQIFHNWLKQQSDTLMGLKRAEADLIFRRVGITFAVYGDDLGSERTIPFDQVPRIFTAKEWEQLEAGLRQRVKALNRFIYDVYHDEDIIKAGIVPAEQIYNNAQYRPEMRNVSIPRDIYAQIAGIDIVRAGEGEFYVLEDNLRVPSGVSYMVEDRKMMMRLFPDLFQKYRIAPVEHYPDLLLECLKSVKPDDVKKPNVVVLTPGMYNSAYFEHSYLAQQMGVELVEGKDLFVKNEQVFMRTTQGPERVDVIYRRVDDDFLDPLAFRSDSTLGVAGLLSAHRAGNVTLANAIGTGIADDKSIYPYVPEMIEFYLGEKPILNNVPTFQCRKADDLAYTLANLDKLVVKLTHGAGGYGMLVGPASTKAEIEEFRTHLIANPDKYIAQPTLALSTCPTFVESGVAPRHIDLRPFVLSGKTIKMVPGGLTRVALKEGSLVVNSSQGGGTKDTWVLEE; translated from the coding sequence ATGAAATTGCCTTTTGACGAAATGCTCGACGCCGCAGGCAAAGCGCGTCCCCACTACCAAATCTTTCACAATTGGCTGAAACAGCAAAGTGACACCCTCATGGGTCTCAAACGCGCTGAGGCAGACCTGATCTTTAGAAGAGTGGGTATTACCTTTGCCGTCTATGGAGATGACTTGGGTTCGGAAAGAACCATTCCCTTCGATCAAGTGCCGCGCATCTTTACTGCCAAAGAATGGGAGCAACTGGAAGCGGGATTACGTCAACGGGTCAAAGCACTCAATCGCTTCATTTACGACGTGTATCACGATGAAGACATTATTAAGGCAGGCATTGTTCCAGCCGAACAGATTTATAACAATGCGCAATATCGCCCCGAGATGCGCAACGTCAGCATACCGCGCGACATCTACGCGCAAATTGCTGGAATCGATATCGTTCGTGCCGGTGAGGGGGAGTTCTACGTTTTAGAAGATAACTTGCGAGTTCCATCTGGCGTGTCTTACATGGTTGAAGACCGCAAGATGATGATGCGACTCTTCCCCGATCTGTTCCAAAAATATCGCATTGCTCCTGTAGAGCATTACCCTGATCTTTTATTGGAATGTCTCAAGTCAGTTAAACCAGATGACGTTAAAAAACCAAACGTCGTTGTACTAACTCCAGGCATGTATAACTCTGCTTACTTTGAGCACAGCTACCTCGCGCAGCAGATGGGTGTTGAGTTAGTGGAAGGTAAAGACTTATTTGTGAAGAATGAGCAAGTCTTTATGCGCACCACCCAGGGACCAGAGCGCGTTGATGTGATCTATCGTCGCGTTGATGATGACTTCCTGGATCCATTGGCATTTCGTTCTGACTCCACTTTGGGCGTTGCAGGACTTCTATCCGCACATAGAGCTGGTAATGTGACATTGGCAAATGCGATTGGTACTGGTATTGCTGATGACAAATCCATCTACCCCTATGTACCTGAGATGATTGAGTTTTATCTTGGTGAGAAACCGATTCTTAATAACGTACCTACATTCCAATGTCGTAAGGCAGATGACTTAGCCTATACCTTAGCTAATCTGGATAAGCTGGTTGTGAAACTGACTCATGGTGCTGGTGGTTATGGCATGTTAGTTGGTCCAGCATCAACCAAAGCAGAGATTGAAGAATTTAGAACTCACCTTATCGCTAATCCAGATAAATATATTGCGCAACCTACATTGGCGCTATCCACCTGCCCTACCTTTGTTGAGTCAGGTGTTGCACCAAGGCATATCGACTTAAGACCCTTTGTTCTCTCAGGCAAGACTATCAAGATGGTTCCTGGTGGATTAACTAGGGTTGCACTCAAAGAAGGCTCTTTAGTAGTGAACTCCTCCCAAGGTGGCGGAACTAAAGATACCTGGGTATTGGAAGAGTGA
- a CDS encoding transglutaminase family protein, translating into MHLKIRHRTEYRYETPVHYSIQELRLTPPTVAGQQVDKWKIGTPIKASNSIDTFGNLCSVFVQESPYTSMMIEAEGEVHTQDAFEFIDDAKAVSPYYLLQQTNLTEPTDEMLEYFSYGIPKKNSVDQVLKLAEAVQGLIVYSPGQTNFATTAAQSFAMKSGVCQDHAHIMLGLCRASGVPARYVSGYFFAEESPNLASHAWIDFCSDIDKGIWTSVDITHACLVDSRHIRLAIGRDYYSAAPVKGVRSGGGGEELSANISIQQLP; encoded by the coding sequence ATGCATCTTAAAATTCGCCATCGCACGGAATATCGCTATGAAACACCAGTGCATTATTCCATACAAGAGTTACGCTTAACCCCACCAACCGTCGCAGGACAGCAGGTTGATAAGTGGAAAATCGGCACCCCAATTAAAGCTTCCAATTCAATTGATACATTCGGAAATCTTTGCAGTGTATTTGTGCAAGAGAGTCCTTACACCTCAATGATGATTGAGGCTGAAGGCGAAGTGCATACACAAGATGCATTTGAGTTCATCGATGATGCTAAAGCGGTTTCACCATACTACTTACTGCAGCAAACCAATCTGACTGAGCCTACAGATGAAATGTTGGAATATTTCTCCTACGGCATTCCAAAGAAAAATTCCGTTGATCAAGTACTTAAGCTCGCCGAGGCAGTTCAAGGATTGATTGTGTACTCTCCTGGCCAAACGAACTTTGCCACGACTGCAGCTCAATCCTTTGCCATGAAATCTGGCGTTTGCCAAGATCACGCCCACATCATGTTAGGTCTTTGTCGCGCCTCAGGAGTGCCGGCTCGATATGTCAGCGGTTATTTCTTTGCAGAAGAGTCTCCGAATCTTGCTAGTCATGCTTGGATCGACTTTTGCAGCGATATCGATAAAGGCATCTGGACCAGCGTAGATATCACACATGCCTGCTTAGTTGACTCACGGCATATTCGCCTTGCCATTGGTAGAGATTATTACTCTGCCGCCCCTGTTAAAGGGGTGCGTTCTGGCGGCGGCGGAGAAGAACTCAGCGCCAACATTTCGATTCAACAGTTGCCATAG
- a CDS encoding alpha-E domain-containing protein, translating into MLSRTADCLYWMARYTERAENTARMLDVNHQTSLLPQPAEFLEQSWKKLLTISKLEEAFLSKYDVVNRENVLDFMIYETSNPSSIVSCLFAARENARVIRGKITSEVWETQNTTWLELQRILEARHQADPSRLLEWVKHRCHLFRGVLYGTMLKNEAFYFINVGTLLERADNTARILETKYEDPAALRVLGAKKSSDDGTDGEFFDFYHWAALLRSVSAFEIYRQIYSDQVTPKQVAQLLIFNKQMPRSLVSCVNELIPLISEVKNQQSKEIERLLGKLKASLDYSDIDEVFEQGLEEFIEAFLERINYIADEFSNAYLIPLAVA; encoded by the coding sequence ATGTTGAGTCGTACCGCTGATTGTCTTTATTGGATGGCCCGTTACACCGAGCGCGCTGAGAACACTGCCCGCATGCTCGATGTAAACCATCAAACCTCCCTACTTCCACAGCCAGCAGAATTTTTAGAGCAGAGTTGGAAAAAATTACTCACGATTTCCAAGCTGGAAGAAGCCTTTCTCAGCAAATATGATGTCGTTAATCGCGAGAATGTCTTGGACTTCATGATTTATGAAACCAGCAACCCATCGAGTATTGTTTCTTGCTTATTTGCTGCACGGGAAAATGCCCGCGTTATCCGCGGCAAAATTACTTCTGAAGTTTGGGAAACCCAGAACACCACTTGGCTTGAGCTCCAACGCATCTTAGAAGCAAGACATCAAGCCGACCCTAGTCGCCTTTTGGAATGGGTCAAGCACCGCTGCCACCTCTTTAGGGGTGTTCTATACGGCACGATGCTGAAGAATGAGGCTTTTTACTTTATTAATGTGGGAACGCTGCTAGAGCGCGCCGACAACACCGCACGTATTTTGGAAACCAAATATGAGGACCCAGCAGCCCTGAGGGTTCTTGGCGCCAAGAAATCCTCAGATGATGGCACTGATGGTGAATTCTTTGACTTCTATCACTGGGCGGCGTTACTGCGTTCTGTCTCGGCCTTTGAAATCTATCGTCAAATCTACTCTGATCAAGTTACACCAAAACAAGTCGCACAGCTACTGATATTCAATAAACAGATGCCACGATCCTTGGTGTCCTGCGTCAATGAGTTAATCCCCCTCATTTCTGAGGTCAAGAATCAGCAATCCAAAGAAATTGAACGTTTGCTTGGAAAACTTAAGGCAAGCTTAGATTACTCTGATATTGATGAAGTATTTGAGCAAGGCCTGGAAGAATTTATTGAAGCTTTCTTAGAGCGCATTAACTACATAGCCGATGAGTTTAGCAATGCTTATCTCATTCCACTGGCTGTTGCCTAA
- a CDS encoding peptidase has product MTYCVGLCLKDGLVFLSDTRTNAGVDQIGTFRKMTLFQNKDRFFTLMSAGNLAITQSVKEILLQGQLFKGKNLWTAKNSYEAAVLVGDAIKQVYERDHAALEKSGLEFNCNMIFGGQVKGEKPRLFNIYSAGNFIEATPETCYFQIGESKYGKPILDRVLNFNTPLNLATKCALISMDSTLKSNISVGLPLDMLVYEKNSLKATKLVTLDDANPYFAMIHQAWGEKLREAFNSIAEPSWSGAHKSSDISTPAKKMGIVPINHPPSKVKVQKATRTTKATPVKKAAKKVVPKKATAKKK; this is encoded by the coding sequence ATGACGTATTGCGTTGGTCTTTGCCTTAAAGATGGTCTTGTTTTCTTATCCGATACCCGGACAAATGCTGGGGTAGACCAAATCGGCACCTTTAGAAAGATGACCCTGTTTCAAAACAAGGATCGCTTCTTTACCTTAATGAGTGCCGGCAATCTTGCCATCACCCAATCCGTTAAAGAAATCCTGCTTCAAGGACAGCTTTTTAAAGGTAAGAACCTCTGGACAGCCAAAAACTCATACGAAGCAGCCGTTCTAGTGGGCGATGCTATTAAACAAGTGTATGAACGCGATCATGCTGCACTTGAAAAATCAGGTCTTGAATTTAACTGCAATATGATTTTTGGTGGTCAAGTAAAAGGCGAGAAACCGCGCCTATTTAATATTTACTCGGCAGGGAACTTTATTGAGGCTACACCCGAGACTTGCTATTTCCAAATTGGTGAATCCAAGTACGGCAAGCCAATCTTGGACCGAGTACTCAACTTCAATACACCACTTAATCTTGCGACCAAGTGCGCCCTCATCTCCATGGACTCCACTCTAAAAAGTAATATTTCGGTTGGACTGCCTCTAGATATGCTGGTTTACGAAAAAAATTCTCTGAAAGCCACGAAGCTCGTCACCCTAGATGATGCAAACCCCTATTTCGCGATGATCCATCAAGCATGGGGCGAGAAACTACGCGAGGCTTTTAACTCCATAGCGGAACCTAGCTGGAGCGGCGCTCATAAATCGAGTGACATCTCCACTCCCGCTAAAAAAATGGGGATTGTTCCAATCAATCATCCTCCCTCTAAAGTAAAAGTTCAAAAAGCCACAAGAACAACCAAGGCCACTCCCGTAAAGAAGGCGGCAAAGAAAGTGGTGCCAAAGAAGGCGACTGCAAAGAAAAAGTAA